A single window of Dichotomicrobium thermohalophilum DNA harbors:
- a CDS encoding PRC-barrel domain-containing protein produces MRTTATILLAGLLLAGPAAAQDTNTGTAATQPESVEFVAKQQENQDLMSRFLGTPVVNPEGETLGKVNDMALNTAGQVEVIVIGVGGFLGVGEKNVGVPYDALARQAGEEGQTQLVLDATQGDLTDAPEYLTSDNQSLSLTKRLRERAGELTEEAKETYEKAKERVMEEAEQLNQ; encoded by the coding sequence ATGCGGACAACCGCCACCATCCTTCTCGCCGGCCTGCTGCTCGCCGGTCCGGCCGCAGCACAGGACACGAATACAGGCACCGCCGCGACCCAGCCGGAAAGCGTCGAGTTCGTGGCGAAGCAGCAGGAGAACCAGGATCTGATGAGCCGATTCCTGGGCACGCCAGTGGTGAACCCGGAAGGCGAAACGCTCGGCAAGGTCAATGATATGGCGCTGAACACGGCCGGGCAGGTCGAGGTAATCGTGATCGGCGTCGGCGGGTTCCTGGGCGTCGGCGAAAAGAATGTCGGCGTGCCGTATGATGCGCTGGCGCGCCAGGCCGGCGAAGAGGGGCAGACCCAGCTCGTGCTTGACGCCACGCAGGGAGACCTGACGGACGCGCCGGAATACCTGACTTCCGACAACCAATCGCTCAGCCTGACGAAGCGGCTGCGCGAGCGCGCCGGCGAATTGACCGAAGAGGCGAAGGAGACCTACGAGAAGGCCAAGGAACGGGTGATGGAAGAGGCTGAACAGCTCAACCAGTAA